In Gadus morhua chromosome 9, gadMor3.0, whole genome shotgun sequence, the sequence CCTCTATTATAGCAATGTGTTGATTTTACTTAGCTGCATCATGATCATGAATTTCACAGAACACTAGTTAGGGATTATGTGGAACTGAAAAGGAAAAAATCCCACAGTAGGGTTAATTTGCTGTTTCGATCCATTTGACATACCATTGACATACCATTGCTTTAAAGGATATTTTATTGCTGTAAAGGGATGTTTTCCATTCTAGTGCCAACAAATCTAACAATATTTGACATTAAACAAAATGCAATAATGAACAAACGGGTGAGTTAtttgtgttttcatttaaaatgcAATGCCATTTCAGTGCTGTATAATCTGGAAATGTTGCTATTGCTGACGtttgaacaaacaaacagaataaAGCAGCATGTAAAGCATGTGTATCACTGTTAATTTGAATGCTTTAGTACCCCATTTACTGTATCAATTATTTAAATGATTAGAGAGAAAAGTATAAAACTTCTTCACTCTGTGCTTTAAAagcaaataaaaatgtaaagttACAGTTTGAAGTGCTCCTTTATTGTAGCTCTTTCAACAAACTCCACATCTTCTCCATGGTATAACCATGAAATGCTGTTTCTTGTGCCTGGACAAGCTCTTTCCTACCAATAGAAAATAAACAtggaatatttatatatattgtgcCCAGCTTGGTCTCCAAGCGGCTGATGGCTTGTGTCATGAAACTGCGGTGCTCCGTCTCAACTGCCTGTTGACCACCTCCGGTGCCCTGGAGGAGTACAGAGAGAACAAATATGATgtaatcctccccccccccccccccccccccaggttaaAGCAGCCAGAATGAGATGCTGTCAGGCCCAGGAGAAAGACCACCTGACCCTACACGGTCTACTTTTACGCTACATATTAGCATTCACCAACAGGCTCTTTCAATTCCTCCatgtcactccccccccccctctctcagtcAGCCCGCTATCCTGACCTTCACGATAGGCTTCATAAACGTCCCATTAAAACATGAAACACGTTTCATTATCAAAGTACCTTGCCAGCATGTCCACCGTTTTCTGCGTGGCTTTCGTCTTCTTATGCTGAGGGCCGAAGATGATATTCTGGATCTCCAGACACTACAACAGCCACGAAAGAAACAGAAGGTCATCTCAGTTCCCATGAAGATGCATGAGGATACACCAAAATACCCCTGTAGCAATCCCAGAGTGGGCTTCACATAACACGTGTTGACCGCGTGAAGAGATTGGGTGGGGCTGGGGTATCATTTATTGTGTCTTTCAGGCCTAGACATGTAAGCCCCCCGGCACCACAGTTATCTCAGTCCAGTGGGGGAGAAACCAGTTCCTTCTCTCTGACCAGTGGAGGAGCAACCAGTTCCTTGTCTCTGACCAGTGGAGGAGTACCCAGTTCCTTCTCTCTGACCAGTGGGGGAGAAACCAGTTCCTTCTCTCTGACCAGTGGAGGAGTACCCAGTTCCTTCTCTCTGACCAGTGGAGGAGTTTTAAACGTTTAGCAAACCCATAGTGAGTTATCAACAGTGATGCTCTAGGCTACCCAAACATGTGCAGCCATTTGCAGTTCTTTTCCAGCTAGCAAAATAGAGAGCTCAGTGTTTCCCCCCAGTTTTGGATCCGTTGATACTGGAACACATCCATCTGGCCAGTTGGATGTTTTCATGGTTGCTAGGGTTGATGTAATGGATGACAATTTTTTCCTTCCAAAAGCACCAAGTGAGGAGGAAAATGTCAGGTCTGTGTGTATtccattgttcttaaattggcTCTCACTCTaagaaaacgtgtgtgtgcgcacgtgcgagagagagagagagagagagagagagagagagagagagagagagagagagagagagagagagagagagagagagagagagagagagagagagagagagagagagagagagagagagagagagagagagagagagagagagagagagagagagagagagagagaaccaggccTTCACTATGCTGGAGAGACCTTAAAAGAACTAAATGCTGCAGAAGAGTGCATCCTTCAACATACGAGTGGAACATATTAACATCCCTCAAAGTAACACCGTCGTCAAGCCCGAGCATGGAACACCCTGACCTGACACATCTGCTGTTTATCAGCGATATACTTCACAGAGAGGGATTGGCAAGGCACACAAGGcagagtacagagagagagggagagagtgctgAAACCTCCGATGCACCCTGCTTGTATCTCTGTACCTagatacaacaacaacaaatacacgGCAACCAGAGCCCTCCACATGCAGAGGGCGGCACAGAAAGCCCCTCCGTTACTGATTACTGGGGCATTTGAGAGGACTTGGCTGCTGGAGGAACCGAGCTCTGGAGCCCAGGAGGAGAAACACATGTCATAGAGAACATGACTCATCCATTATATAAGTACGAAGAACAAACAAGATTCCTATCGAGAGTGTAGTAAGCGGTAAAACACTAACAGATGCTGAGGGTAAGCACTATCTCAGCGGCTTATTTAGTaaattagcagacgctttaatccatAGTGACTCCTGGTGAAACAGGTGTTTAGGGGACAGGTGGGAGAGAGATATCTTGCTCTAGGATGGCTCAGTTGTGCTGCAGACTGGGGAGCAAACCATTCAGCTGGGACTTGAACACCCTAGCCCTACACTTCCCTGAACTCAGTTAAACCTATGACGGATATGTATTCTCATAAGCATGGACCCAATCTTGAAGATCGTGATTTGCTTATAAGTTAACAGAAAAGGGTTTCCGGCAGTGTGATGGTAATCCGGATCTCCCCGGTTGAAACCAGATCCCGTAGTTCCGCTCTCCTGACGCTCAGTGTTGTGAGGACCAGCTGCCTGCCTCCGTCCAAACAGGGGAAGCCACAGAGTCGTTCTGTGTGATATATTACACCGGCCAGCACGGCCCCCGACACCCTGAGCTGCGTCCGCTAGAATTAGCATGCTGCTTTTGACTGCACCGAGCCCCAGAGACCACAGTGGAAATAGATCTTCCCAACACAAGAGGgactctcgctgtgtgtgtgtgtgtgtgtgtgtgtgtgtgtgtgtgtgtgtgtgtgtgtgtgtgtgtgtgtgtgtgtgtgtgtgtgtgtgtgtatgtgtgtgtgtgtgtgtgtgtgtgtgtgtgtgcgtgagcaaaCCTGCCTGTTACTGGGCTATCTTGTTCATAATAATCTTGCTAATAAGTGCCTCCAAAAATAGTGTGgctaaaaaagaaaaggtcaATGCCGTGTTTTGGTCTTCGGTAGGTAAACAGTCTACTCTATTGGGGGGTAGACATTAACGAGGGGCTTTTATCCAGCTGATCACAGGCATCGAGGAGCCAACTAGGCTCAAGGGGGCGTAACCGAAAACGGGAATGTCACGACTAGTAGCCAACAGGTTTGTCCTGGGCGGTGCTGGGTTGCATAGCGGGGGGGTTCTGGTATGAGTACCTTCCTCAGGGTCCGGTGGGCCGGTCGGATCAGGCCCTGGGTCATCTGCACCCCGCCAATCAGCTGAATGCTGTCTGCCACCTCGGCGCTCCACTCCCCAAACACATAGCGCTTAGGAGCCAGCGACGCCTTCTGGACCTCCACACATCTCTGCAttggcacatgcgcacgcgcacacacacacacacacacacacacacacacacacacacacacacacacacacacacacacacacacacacacacacacacacacacacacacacacacacagagagttaGCAAAAACACATTAGCAGATGGCCACGTTCCCATGACAAGtgaatcaggtgtgtgtgtgtgtggacgagtggggtgggtgggtggggggggggcacctccATCTGTCCGTCGATCAGGAGAAAGCGACAGTAGTCATCCTGGGCGGTGAGAAATGTGGGGTCCTGTGTCCCAGCCGCGTCCCTGTAGACATCCAGACTCTCCTCAAAGTAGAGAGCTGCAGACTCTGGTGCCAGACGGGAGTAAACATATTACCAATCATTCATTTGATTTACTTTGACTTTTGATTTCATTTCATGTAATAAAGAGAATCTCATTGGATGACTGTCTGTGCTGAATTCTCAAACCAAAACCCTCCTATTAGCAATCCATCCTCTTAGCTAGATCCGGTGACGTCATTAGACGTGAGTGAAGAAACGAGTTGAAATCACTGACGTGATGCAGTGTTGAATTACAGCCCTTCACACTTCATTATAACCGATGGGGTTCATATCAGGTGAACCTCAGTCCCAACATGTAGgctcccagcgggggggggggggtcaaagctAACGAGCCAATGGTCCGCTGCTCCGCGAATAGACTCACCGTTGTGGCGGGGCCCGGCTGCAGAGGAGTGGACTACGGCCAGCTTGTGAGCGATGTGTGCTCTGTCCAGCCCCCCCGGGCTCTGACTCACAGCAATGGCATGAGCCTAGTGGAAACGCCAGCATGGAAATAAGCCCAGAGATCACCCTCCATCATACTCAGATCACAACAGCAACTCGCATAACCAACATACTAAAGCTTAAGCTCATGAACCCATTTACGTGTTAATATGTGGATAACAttgggtctgtttgtgtgtgggtcacGTGTGGCTCCTTGCCTTGGTGAGATGCTCTACGGCCCGGTCCAAACTGCCCCGGGACTCTTCGATGGCCGCCATGTCCCTGTAGACGGAGCAGGTCTCCCCGGGGTCCCCCCGGTCGCCCAGCAGCTGCAGAGACCTCTCACACTGAGCTAGGGCTTCCAGTGGCCGGCGCTGTCTCTGGTACAACCTTCAGAGCAGACAGCGAAGAGACAGGAGATAAGCCATGGATTCAGACCAGGAGTTATTCAGATCTGTGTCCCCTAGATTATGGACATAGCGCTCGGTCCATCTTAGCGGTGCTAAGCAGCCAGCCTTTCTTAAGATCTCCGGAGATACTCTGAACCCCAGGAACTTAGGAGCAGGCTTTGGCCGGTGTGACTGCCAGTGAAACCCACACAGTGTGGCCTGTAATAGAGAAAGGGTTAGCCATGTTGTCTGGAGATTTGCTGCTGCTCAATAATAAGGACTCTGTGACCTGCTGAACTCCAACTCCCAACAGAGTACCAAGCAACTGCACAAAACTGgttgttattttcattttttttaatcggtCTAACACAGTGGACAAGGCAAACAAGGTCAGTAATCAGATCACCCTGATGTGCGTCAAGCAGAGAAACAACAGAGCACTTACATTCCACAAACCACAAGTATATATTATGGTTTGCAGCTTTGCCAAGCTGGTCCGAGAATATAAACATTAAAACCTTAATGTATGGCATACCACTTAAAAGGACCATTAGACCTTGTGAGAGCGGGAAGGAGGGGCGAATTGCCGGACAAACGGATGACCCAGAGATCCTCGGCCAGGAGACAGGCTCCATcttcacccctgtcctcattcaacttcactggctcctagtacactaccgcatccaatacaaaaccctactcctcacctacaaagctctccacaacctagcccccagttacctctgcaacctcctccaagaatacactccctcccgctccctccgctcaacctctgctggactactatgtatccccacatcacgactcacttcaatgggtgcccggtcattcagctgttcagcacccaggctctggaactccctcgtAAGCATCGAGGGATgtttccctccccccacacataaaacagtcagacaccattacaaccttcaagtcacaacttaaaactcacctgttcaaactcgcacacaacgtctaactgttcactgttttgattggggtttttttgtttgtttttttttgtcttgtttttgttttatttatttcttattgcttatgtttatttatttatttatttattttttccacaatgtcttgttttttaaaaaatgtatgatgactatatgctctgtaaggtgaccttgggtgtcttgaaaggcgcctctaaattaaatgtattattattattattattatcttgctCACGTGCTGAAAGCTCAGAGTCCCAGAGGGACGCCAGCCACCTCACGGTTCTCTATAATGAATTCAGATCTACACTCCACTGCTGGCTTTTTGTCATCCGAGGGCACCAGCACTTGCTTCGCACCCATTCCATCTGCAGCTAAGAGGGTTGTCACGCAGCCCGGGAGACACCCTCCCCCCTTTTCCTAAATCAATCTCTCCACACGTGCAATGAAGAGATGGTCGCTCGCAACACATGCCTCGTTCGTCTAGGCGTGtagccatagagagagaaaccCGGCCGAAACCATTAGCATTCCGTCCTCCATGAAAAATACATGCCATCCCATCATGCCTTGTTGCAGCCAGCGGAGACTGTGTGAGTTTACAGCAGCACGGCATGCACCAGCACTATGCTTCAGTGTTTCCTGAGGCTGCCCATAGCAGACCTACAGACAATGGCCTTCTATCCTCCTATTTACCCGACATCCTTCCCACACTAACGGAAACTGAGGGAACAGGCCCAGCTTAAACTGATTTCAGAGTCGGCTGGCAGGAAGATAATAACCTTAAAGATGTACATATTGCCACAAGCTGTAAGGGCGATATCACCCTCTGTAGCTCCCACCATTGTTGCCGTCACTGtggaataaaaaatagaaaaaaaaagcctCAATCATGTGTAACAAACTACCACGTATAACTATGATTCCTCTAACACGTCGAAAGAAGGCAGTAGTCGATGGATAAATGTATGTTCAAATGAAACACTCAAATGTGTGTCCATCTTTCAGTAAGGAGTTGTGATGTTAAACCTGATCCATGTGGGAGGAGGGCCCCAGCAGGCTCCAGTGAGGGGGGGCGTCCCCTCCCCATCACAACAGTGTTGACTGACAGGTCTCTGGGGCCCTGCCAGCGTATGACTCACCGCTGGCGGAGATTTACAAAGCTTACAGGCCAGCCAGAGTCTGCACATTATTCCAATTACCAATAGCAAGTCAACAAGCACTTAGAGATTGAACTTGACGTGAAGGGAGGATTATTTACTACAGTGTGAATCAAATATGCACTGGTCTAAGACACGTCACGTGTATTACGACTGCTGGTTTATATACTATGTTATGTTCACTTAAAGTATGCTGTACATTGTGCAGCTTTCagcatttcaaatatatattgtgttacTGGCGTATTGTTCTACGTACAGGCTTTTTTCCAAACACTCTTCTCTGTAGCTCTGGAAATCTAATCAATTGGCCGAAGCTGTAAGCCAGTAAGCCAAGTTTTATTTTAAGGTTGGCCCGTGGAACTTAAGATCAGAAGGTGATGAAAGGAGGGGAGAGTAAAGGGAGTCAAAACAAAGCGTGCAGCAGAGAGCGAGCTTTGGGCTTGGGCTATGAGACTCAGAGGAAACAACTTACAATGAATTCACAAGAGAAGAAGGAACACAGCAACAACAGAAAACACTAAAAGGGTTCTCATGTACAGGATATTTCATCCAGCAGCACTTCCAATTTCCTGCAGAAACCTTTATAGCACCTTAAAGCATGTTACGAATAATGAGTTTTTAGATCTTCATGGTGGCAATTAATAAACATTTAGGCTATGTTAAAACTTACTCTTTTTGGT encodes:
- the ttc23 gene encoding tetratricopeptide repeat protein 23 isoform X2, with the translated sequence MMPPEEKLGYFESRAQAMADSQQFDACISDLVRCVALARLAHGERHLKLAQAQVRLAEAYLQFKGWGAQAQKHSSLAMDLLLSHPAPICSDEDGPLVFTWLLRSGLVQGGASMLTGNLKEAEASFLNTGRILEECYLQGGVDQEERSKTELKISTALSRLYQRQRRPLEALAQCERSLQLLGDRGDPGETCSVYRDMAAIEESRGSLDRAVEHLTKAHAIAVSQSPGGLDRAHIAHKLAVVHSSAAGPRHNESAALYFEESLDVYRDAAGTQDPTFLTAQDDYCRFLLIDGQMERCVEVQKASLAPKRYVFGEWSAEVADSIQLIGGVQMTQGLIRPAHRTLRKCLEIQNIIFGPQHKKTKATQKTVDMLARAPEVVNRQLRRSTAVS
- the ttc23 gene encoding tetratricopeptide repeat protein 23 isoform X1 — its product is MEDTSFKKTKQKLNDYSSTESIESNAATDESPPGGEAEVHSLPHTASYTRRERMMPPEEKLGYFESRAQAMADSQQFDACISDLVRCVALARLAHGERHLKLAQAQVRLAEAYLQFKGWGAQAQKHSSLAMDLLLSHPAPICSDEDGPLVFTWLLRSGLVQGGASMLTGNLKEAEASFLNTGRILEECYLQGGVDQEERSKTELKISTALSRLYQRQRRPLEALAQCERSLQLLGDRGDPGETCSVYRDMAAIEESRGSLDRAVEHLTKAHAIAVSQSPGGLDRAHIAHKLAVVHSSAAGPRHNESAALYFEESLDVYRDAAGTQDPTFLTAQDDYCRFLLIDGQMERCVEVQKASLAPKRYVFGEWSAEVADSIQLIGGVQMTQGLIRPAHRTLRKCLEIQNIIFGPQHKKTKATQKTVDMLARAPEVVNRQLRRSTAVS